Part of the Candidatus Angelobacter sp. genome, TGGGTGCAGCAGCGGTCAATGCGGTCTTCGTCCCAGGTCCACGCGTCCATGAATGGTTTGATGAACAGCCGGAAGGTATTCGACTCGTCCATTTCAAACTGCCTCAAGAGTTCGCCCAGAGGTTCGGAATCGCACCCGCATTTCATCAGATCTTCGAGGCGGTAACGCACCTTGTCGCGCAGGAAACCCTGCACCCGCGTGAAATCAATGAAGTCGCTGATTGACCGCACCGTGCCGCCGACCTTGAGCAGATAGCCGATGGTCGCGCAGTTCGGATCGCCGCACGGGAGCGGCGTGAAATCCTCGAAACGCAATTTGCCGTGCGACTGCTCGACGGCGGCGAGGATGATGTCCGCCGTATTCAAGCGGCTGTTTTTTGCAGCCGCCATCCCCTCACCCCGTCCCTCTCCCCCGCTCTGAGGTAGGGCGAGGGACGGGGCGAGGGGATGCTCCAATTCGTGGGCAGGGCCACGGTCAGACGCAGCATTGGTTTTCGGCGTGCGCCCGCTCGTGAACATCGGTTGAAAACTGACGCCACGGACGTGCGGAAATTTCAGACCGAACTCGATGGTCTCCCAAAGGAACGGCAGATTGTCCGGCGTCACCGTCATCGCCAGCGTGATCGGCAGATGAATTTCGCGGCAGCGTTCGATGGCCCGGACGCGCGTCGTCCTCAGGTCCGCGCCGCGCAAAGCCTGCTGGCCTTCGAGTTGAACGCCGTCGAACTGGAGATAGAGCTGGAAGTTGCGGCGTTGAACGACCGCGGCGAGGCCCGCCAGAAACGCGTCGTCGCGGGCGATGCGCACTCCGTTCGTGTTCAGCAGGACGTAATCAACGCCCGGATTGTTCTGGATCCATTCGACCAGTTCGAAGAATTGCGGATGCAACGTCGGCTCGCCGCCCGAGAGCTGGAGAATCTCGATTCCCCCCTTGCGGTTTATGACCCCCTGGATGCGACGCTGCAAGTCGTCCAACGGCACGAAATCAAGTTCCTGCCCGATGCCCGGCGGCGAATCGGCATAGCACGTCGGGCAACTGAGGTTGCACGAGTTGACGATTTCGATGAGCGCGAGGCAGGTGGAAAGTTTTTCGACCGGCGCGTCGCCACGGCCATCGGCATTACGGCCAAGCGTTCCGGCGGTCGAACCATCCGAGGCGCAGCAGGCGGACCC contains:
- a CDS encoding radical SAM protein, with protein sequence MRFDPLPVIETGQLLKRTTSRCPVCHASCPAEVWRVAGQPAKVFLKRTCAEHGAASVCIASDARFYWLAKADPENGSSRCGGSACCASDGSTAGTLGRNADGRGDAPVEKLSTCLALIEIVNSCNLSCPTCYADSPPGIGQELDFVPLDDLQRRIQGVINRKGGIEILQLSGGEPTLHPQFFELVEWIQNNPGVDYVLLNTNGVRIARDDAFLAGLAAVVQRRNFQLYLQFDGVQLEGQQALRGADLRTTRVRAIERCREIHLPITLAMTVTPDNLPFLWETIEFGLKFPHVRGVSFQPMFTSGRTPKTNAASDRGPAHELEHPLAPSLALPQSGGEGRGEGMAAAKNSRLNTADIILAAVEQSHGKLRFEDFTPLPCGDPNCATIGYLLKVGGTVRSISDFIDFTRVQGFLRDKVRYRLEDLMKCGCDSEPLGELLRQFEMDESNTFRLFIKPFMDAWTWDEDRIDRCCTHVIRPDGKLDSFCRYYSGFAGRQPADIKNQ